In Oryza sativa Japonica Group chromosome 8, ASM3414082v1, the sequence atcaacaacaaagttgaataactcatcagtatctaaaacttttatttttgttatttcttcatccgacgaaatgttagtaatattattcacaaattttacatatatgtgttatagtttataaaaccagataagatatatatcaattttgtgaacaatgttactatcatttTGTCGTataaagaaatgaccaaaataaaagttttagatcttgataagttattcaactttgttgttgatgactttttcagttgatatcatttagtatttgaaaatattgtttgaagttgtcatattttcaaattcaaattcaaacggttcaaaaaatgttatatagaaaaatgatcaaaataaaagttatagatcttgatgagttatacaactttgttgttgatgaatttttcagttgaagtcgttcactgatctaaaattctatttgaacttttcaaactttgaatttcaaatttcaaattgtttaaatagagttagatggagaaatgacaaaaataaaaattttgtacctcgatgagttctacaactttggtttttgtgacttttccatttgaaatcatttaataacctCAATTTGACATCCTgacctagggcttaataggattaattgaatactcataccaacaagttACAATTACTTTTCCGGAAGctaatctccaaagaactttgatgttaagcgtgcttggcgtGAAGCAATTTCAGGATGGGTGACGGACCGGGAAGTTTGAATTTCCCCTCATCTGTGACgagggatgggtgaccgaccgggaagtgTGAGGgccgctagttgtggcccgattgagataggtcatccgtgacgggctttaattagggcccgattgagataactcttcacatctgtgacttctagcctgtggcTTGACTCCTTTCGTTTGATGTTGGAATTTTTCTATGTTTGGTTTGCCGTGCACTGCCATCGTCATTCCACAAATGATTTATCAAACTATGGGCTCTTTTTTAAGATCAAATTATGGCCTCCTGTTCCTAGGGGTTAAGGGTTTGCAGATTTGGGGTCTAGGGGGTTTGGTTAATTTGACAGACTAATATTTCAACGATCATTTTATATTGTCAGCTGATTTTTCATTCTTCATGTTTGTCAATGCTATCTTTAGACAAATAAATGTTAAAAGCTTAGTCAAGAATATGACAAGGAAACACCTTACATAAAATGATTCAATTGATTTTCTTTGCTATTACTATTACACAGATGCACACCTTCGAACTGGTGCCTTTAATCCCCCATTGAATTTTGTTGACTGAAAAATGGGCCAAAGAATTGGTAGATGTCAGGATTGAAACTTTAGTTAGAGCTTACTATGTGGTAGCTCCTAGTTCATGCTCTTAAATTTAAACCAACTGATTGTTGGATAATTGTTGCATCATCAGATTACTTGATTTGGTGTCATAATAATGGGTTTCTGGTATGTACTCTCATTATACATTCGAAGCATTCGGTCATTTCTTATGTGGAAAAGCTAATGCTACTTTTTATCTTTGCAATTTCAGTCCTGGAATACAAGTTGTTTTTTAGTACACGAGCATTTTGGGTTGTCTTCTGTGGGAAATTTGATGCGCGACCTCAAGCTGTCCGAGTAACAAGATGTGATGTGAATTTTATGCTGCCACCTGTTACAATTTTACGTTCTGAAGTGCCTCACACACCACGACTGTTTTTACAAGTAATTGGGGTTTTGAGGTCCCTGACGAACACCGGTTTTGATGTTTTGGAACGCTAATTCAGAGCTGTATTTGTCCCTACCGATGCCCAGCATATAACCTATTCTGAGGCAACGTGTTTTGCTGCTATAAAAGGTTTGTTAACTTCTGCTTGTCTTGGGTGATTGCTAATGTTCTGCTCCCTAATTTGCCCGTGTTAGCAATTACTACATGTCACTCGATTATGATTTGCTCTGCAGAATGCATGTTTCCTGGCATCTGTTCCACTCTCTTTGTTCGAAAATAGATTAACCTAGCAAAAGATTTGAATCAACCAGAATAACAAATCTAAATAATCTGaataagggcatgtacaatggtgaCTATAAGCAACAGTAGTCTTAAGATGCCATGTAGGATAAATCACACAAAGGTCACACTACCCACAGTGAAAACCACTCCAAAACGTATTTTGCTTATCAGCCCCTATCTATTTACATGTCAGCCCTTGCATTATCAAACCTATTAAAACTTTATATTTTGAACCCTATAGTAACTAAAAGTAGTATATGTACACCCTAAACAACTTGGGACCCACTGTTAGCCTCTTCCCATCGCCCTCTCTTTTTtattccccctctctctctctcttcgattTCTTCTCCACCGACAGCCGCCGTTGCTCggttctcttctcctcttccctcccctcgccggcttctcccctcccctctccggcGTGAGatcggcggcggggagcagcggtggcggcgtaTCTGGCGGTGGGGAGCTCGCCGgctgctcccctcccctctccggcgcgagctcggcggcggggagcagcggtggcggcgtaTCTGGCGGTGGGGAGCTCGCCGgctgctcccctcccctctccggcGCGAGCTCGGCGGTggggagcagcggtggcggcggatctagcggcggaggggaagcggcgcgAGTCCGGCCTCCGCACCGGCAGCGGCGgggagcagcgacgacgaccacgacgagATGGGGATTTGGGGCAGGTGCAGGGGGGACCGGACGAGGCGACGCGCAGGGCTCCGACTCCTCCAACGCGAGGCTTCGGCTCGTGACTTCGTGGCTTCCGAGCCCAGGTGCGACGCTTGCAAGGGTTCCTCTGCAAGCTCGCTAACAGCCTGCGAGACCACCCGCGTGTATGCCAGCTAGGCTTGGCTCCGACGTGGAGGATTGAGACCACATGCCAGGGTCACGCGTTGTACATGACCTAAGAGGCTATCAAGATTCGTGTgctagtttaaaaaaaaaagtcatacgTGGTTCCTATATGAGTCGTGTCGTGTGTACGCATACAACTCTACCCCTCttgttaaaaaagaaaaagaatctaAAAAAGAAAACGCCTCCTCCATTGCGTTGCGctgcgcccacgccgccgccgccgccagagcgTGGAGGTAAGCCATGGAGGCGTCTCcccgcggccgcctcctcgccttcGCGCCCacgctccacctcctcctccgcgcgctcTGGGTAGCCGGCGTCCTCAACATCGCCAAGGACGTCGTGCACTGCGCCCGCCTGCAGAGCACCACCTCCGTCCTGGACGACCACCGCTGCAACCTCTCCCTCTCGTTCGCGCTCGCCATGCTCTTCATCTCGCTGCTCGGCCGGAGCATCCTCCGCCGCAGCGACGccaaggcggaggcggaggtagGTATACATGATACATCGCCTCGCGCCCTGCTCGATCTGTTTATTCTGGTTACTTCTGATATTTCAATTTGGGGGTGAACTCTGCATCTTTTGCCATCTCTAGCTTGGAGGAGGTGAAGAAGACGGCGACGATGTGCTCCCCGAGAAGGCGTCTTCTTCCCCGGAGACGCATCCCCGTGCTCACTGGATGCTCCAGGGGTGGTCGCCGCGTGATGTGGAGGTCGGATTCGTGATGGGGCTCGCCTTCCTCCCCTACCTCTGGATCACCATGCTCGTCTCGCTCTTCCTGCTGGTGCCGCGGCTGCATCCGCCCCCACCTGCTGAAAGGGGGGTTCCTGTGGTGGAGCTGCTCGGTGACCTCATGGTCCATGTCGGGTGCCTCTGCGTCTCCATCAACCTGTGCAGCCTTGGCGTCCCGTACGCCATGCTCAGGCTGACGAAGGCGCTCGACGCCAAGGATGGAGACGCATGGATACTCTAATTGGGTAATTCACTTCCACATTATATATGTTTCTAATTGGTTTGAATTGGTGAAGAATGATGAGTTAGCAAATTAAGCGATTAGATTTTCGATTCGACAGGCTAGGAATGCGATTGTGAAAACTTTGAAATTCGCCGGTCCGATCGATGTACGTAGCATCTGTTTGGCTTCGGTGCTTAGTTTATGGGAGTCATATGTCTAAAGTTATTTCAGTCAATTATTATTATGTTCCTGAAATATCGTCACATTCTTTTTACTTTCTTCTTGTCTCTAGCCATTTGCTCTACTGTGATACCGTACTCTTCATTACTTTTCCTTCAATTTACAGGACTTCTCAGTACTGTTTAACATCAGGTTTTTGCCTCTACGGTTAATGCTAACTTCTCCATGTAGGAAATAGTATGACATCAACTTTGCTTGGTTTGCAACAAGTAAAGATACTTTGATAAAAGGATCATCACAGTAATGCTAGTTCTCAACTATATTCCACAAATAATCATAACCCATGCTGTCACAGTGATCTTGATAAAATAGCACGTTGGCACAATCAGTGAGGTTGAGTACGGGTCTGTTTAGtttgcgaaaagaaaatttttggatgtcacatcggacgtttgaccggatgtcggaaggagttttgaacacgaatgaaaaaactattttcataacttgtctggaaaccgcgagacgaacttattaagcctagttaatccatcattagcacatatgggttactgtagtacttatagctaatcatggactaattaggctcaaaagattcgtctcgcgatttccatgcaaactgttaaattagtttttttatctatatttaatacttcatgcatgtgtctagagactcgatgtgatgtttttggaaaaaaaaaaaagaaactaaacaaggcctacaTTGAGGTGCGCGAATTGTTATTGAAAACTGTTAGGATACTTGTTTGGCAAGGACATTTCTGCAGCATTTTCTCGACAGTACCCCATTAACTTAAAGAATGAGACAACTGCTCCTTCAACATTTTCCCCCCTCACTCACTGTGTCACTTaggttgtactccctccatattttaatgtatgacgccattgacttttcgatcaacgtttgaccattcattttattcaaaatttttgtgcaaatatgaaaatatttatgtcatgcttaaataacattcgatgacgaatcaagtcgtaataaaataaatgataattacataaatttttttgaataagacgaatggtcaaacgttggacaaaaagtcaacggtgtcatacattaaaatattgaGGTAGTACTGTTTATGACATATACACTTCCACAATGAACTCAAAGAACATTGTCCTGATGGAAACTTGGGTGTTTGGATGTAATTCACACGAGAGTCAACCATCTCTCGAATTGGTGTTTAGGCTATGGTGCTAATAAATTATATGTCCATTGGATGAAAAAACGTCCTAAGGAGGCAAGATGAATGTTTTGGTACATGCTTGTTCAATTGATCATTATTGGTATTCTTTCTTCAGAACTCCTTTTAATGaaaacttttgtcaatcaaaAAGTATGGTACTTAACTGTCAAGGGAAACTCTGTAAAAATTATAACTTATTTTACTTGACATGTTATATCCCTTGTTTCCCCTTATCCTGATACATAACTTCTAAGATCCTTATCGATGCGGCTCAAGGTCTGTAACCTTTGCATGAATTGTAACCTACTAACCTTACAATACTCGAGATTGTTTCCAGAGTTTACTGAATGCTGACCATTAATTAAAGGATGACAACAAATTACTCAGATGGAAAATATCCTGCTAAGAATATTAATTGCTAATCTTTGATCAAATCATATAGAAATGAaacctatatatattggttggCAATACACAGACACGATGATTAATTTGGCCATCGCAAGTTGGTTTTAAACAGAGCCACCTTTTGAAACCTTGACAATGCAATCGATCTTGTGAAACTAAACTAAGCAGTGCGCCCTTAGTTCTTAATtacctttttttcctttgagaCTGACAAGCTATTTTTAAGAGCGTTACTGAAGAAAACTCCTTTAGATTGTGACATagaaccatttttttttgtaattactGGTAGTAAATATGTGATTGCAAATTGCAATATGTTTTTGTATCACTTCCTTTGCTATTGCATAAAACTATTGGCCCATACACCCAACTTGGTGTTGGTATCACTGTTATTTTTTCTTGCCTTTTTACCCCTAAAAAACTTTGCATTGGATACACCAGCAGCCAATTGTGCATTACAGGTTCCCCTTCTTACAGAGTAATCATATGTTTGTATGAACTGCTAGAGTTTTTAATTCTTTGTATGCATATTGATTTGCCTTCAAAGAGCAAATAGTTTTAGGACATCGGACATCAAACTATATACCACGTCTTGAAGCAAGTATAGTCGCGTTCAACTACTATGTCTTGTTCTTAGTGTACATATTACAGATAAGATGTGAATATTTTCATACAGTAACTGTTGGCagctttttttttagtttctgCAACGTGTTggcgaaatgagtttttttgCTGCTGAGTAATTAAGACGATGGTTATGCAATAGGGGGTTTGTTTGGCTGCTGAGTATGAAGATGATTATGGGACAACTGTCGCTAAATGCGATTACTTATGTTTTAGCACAAACAATGTGATTGATGTAATGCGGCATCGGTTGTTGCTTCGTCTCACTTTTGATGAGGCCTATTCTGGATGTACGGGAATCTATTTATGCTTAGCTTTGGCCTTGCCATTGTTAAACTTTATTGCATGCGAATCTTATTGCCCCATCCTTTTGATAATACTTATGTTTGTAAACTAAAATTCgaattttagaatttaattttggagttgattttatgTTTTTTACCATGATTTATTTTACACTATGTGCTTATGAACCGGTAAggatatgtatataaaagttttactcgtaaatatattttttaatttgcaAATAAACCATATAGATAAGTATAAGCAAAACGATGGACCTGTGAAATGTCCTCTTTTACTTTCTCTTATTAAACTCGGATATTGAACACATCCAACAAAGTATTCTAATATTAATTGGAGCATTTGTATTCGCTATTTAATGATGGGCTTACTTTTGATGTTAAAATGCTACATCGAGGCGCCTAAAAATCAGGCGCCTGATTTTTGGGCATTTCTTcaccaagtagatcgaaaatgttttactaaataaattgaaaatgtttcaatcttttaaaaagctgaaacacaaccaaatcacctcataaaacattttgctacaacgtatgaaacaacggttTCCACAAAATCGGGCGTGTTTTCACCCTATATAAACAATGTTTCagtaaatagcgaaagaatgtttcaattcttaagAAAAGTGAAACACGGTCAGATCACTAGATGAAATAATTTGGTTCAACGTATGCAACAAACAATCATTGCAACACTTAAACCCCGTGCACATCAACAAACCACGTGTCCATCGAGATGAAATTATTAAAACAGTATAaaaatccactgcaacatttagtacatacatagtgaaacatcacgagtatactagctgaaatattgttttttttatctcaacTGAAACATTGTTGGTGGAACAAAACATGAAACGGATCACCCTAATAAGGCATTTTCGTAATATGCAGGTGATTTGTTACAACAGCGCGTGGTGGGGGTGGTGCGGGAGGCGTGGgcgcctgattttttttctctccccatTGGGTGCCCGATGGGGAAGATTTTCCATGCTACACATACGTTTTTTTGGTACGATCTTGTTACGATAAGACGTAACGGCACAGACAGCAGGGGAACCTAACATGAGTGCATGACGCACGCGTAAGCGGCAGTCCAAGCGTGCTCATGTGCCCTAAAGCCCAATTCACCTCTAACTTTACGTTCACTACTCTAAACCCTAAACATGACATTCCCTATTCCATCTTTCATGTTCTGATCTAATCTGCAAGTCTGAAACTAATCCAATAGCATGCGCCATCGAAGACAAAGGTATGCCATCTTATTTACTTGATTTCCTTTAGCTTCACAATCATCTTTTCTGGTAcattaatctctctctctctctctctctctttcttttttgttcCTGGGCAATGTTCATGGCCATGAAATGCTTTCTTTATTATTATGGATTTAATCTGAAATTTTCCATTGCAAAACATATgccattatttttaatttaatctgaaACTATGGTTGACACTATCACTGTCCAAGGTGCAAGGAACATATTTGTATGCGTAATTTGCTTAACCTGCCACATGATAAATTCAATGTTTAGTGCTAAGTACAATTACTATACACAGTAAGATATTAGGAAGAAGATTGAGATTGCTTAAGATATGATTGAAAAGAAGATTGCTTTGGTTGGGTGTGCAAGCAAGCCAACGAGATAGCAGGTCAGGACGTCAGGAGCTTGGGCTATGGATATGGGATCAGCAGTGAAGGAGGGATCCGTTTGATCGTACAACCATCGTACGTATAGCAGCGCTGTTTGATTAATTGAACAAAGATTACATATACATGTGATGTGAATGCTGATTGCTGAATGGGATTGTGTTGCTTGTTGCTTGCAACAGGAAATCAACATTTCCTGCATTTATAAATATCGTGCTGCATTGTCTTGCCCGATCAAAACCATGAACACTAACCGATCAAGTTTTTCGTTGCTGACCTCGACTAACCACACAAATCTagtcaaatattctttaaattCTTTTCATGTTATATTAATCCATGCCATCAAACTCTGTACTAGTAAATTTTATCTCCATTCCATTTGAAATCGAAGTACCAGCACATATGAAACCTCCGTTTATAGCGAAGTGAACATGATTCTACTGGTTAGATTTCCTGTGGTTAAACCAACCCATCCGATTTCAATTCCTATATTTGATATAGGTGttcgcatttacggctaattattttttttcggtGGTAGGCGATGTACGACTCATCGACAACGAGGTGTTCTTGCTGATTTCAGGCTATTTTTTTAGTACTAGGCGACGTACCCATCGACAATGAGGTGTTCGTGTTGATTTAGTTAATCTCAAGATATATCGTCCGATTCTTCCGGAGAGGCGATATATCGGCCGATTCTTTCAAAGATGTGCTAGGTGTAGATTGTGCGTATTGTGCTACCCATCAACAGCGAGACGTTCGTGCTAACTTCGTTAATATCAGAATATGTCGGTTTAATCTTTTGGAGAGTTTCATAGGTAGGGTGTGCATGCGTGTTCATATGCGTGAACGTGCGCGTGTTATTTTGACGCCCTTTTGTACTATTTGTACAGCCGTCGAGCGCGCATAGCATAGCAGCTCTTCCCCCACGTCAACCGGGTTCGGGCGCGGCCTCCCCATCCCCGCGAACCCGACAAGGCGGCCACACCACCACACAGCGCACGACGCTCCAACCTCCAAGAGTCCAGGCCTCTCCAGCTCAGAAGCCTCGTGGTGCGGGCCGGCTCATTCCGGGTGGTTCGAGCCTTCGGGCACGTACGGCGCACGACGGGATTCCCGTCGAACCCGACATGACCACACACcgcactactccctccgtcctaaaaaaagataaaccctgatttccgtgtccaacgtttgaccgttcgtcttatttaaaaaattaaaaagataagtcacgcataaagtattaatcatgttttatcatctaacaataataaaaatactaattataaaaaaatttcatataaaacgaACAATCAAACGTACACAGGAACCACGGTTTGcattgacggagggagtacacggGTACACGGGCACGATCCGTACGGCCGCGtctcctcgccttcctctcacgctcgcacccacccacccacccacccttCTCACTTTGCtcagctccactccactccacgcCTCCACCCACCCACTCCGCCGAAGCTTCCAGACCCCGAGGGTTAGGGtacgcatggcg encodes:
- the LOC9267039 gene encoding uncharacterized protein, producing the protein MEASPRGRLLAFAPTLHLLLRALWVAGVLNIAKDVVHCARLQSTTSVLDDHRCNLSLSFALAMLFISLLGRSILRRSDAKAEAELGGGEEDGDDVLPEKASSSPETHPRAHWMLQGWSPRDVEVGFVMGLAFLPYLWITMLVSLFLLVPRLHPPPPAERGVPVVELLGDLMVHVGCLCVSINLCSLGVPYAMLRLTKALDAKDGDAWIL